From a region of the Fischerella sp. JS2 genome:
- the rpe gene encoding ribulose-phosphate 3-epimerase, with protein MTKTLSNKPIVIAPSILSADFSRLGEEVRAVDEAGADWIHVDVMDGRFVPNITIGPLVVEAIRPVTKKPLDVHLMIVEPEKYVADFAKAGADIISVHCEHNASPHLHRTLCQIKELGKQAGVVLNPSTPLDLIEYVLEVCDLVLIMSVNPGFGGQSFIPAVVPKIRKLRQMCDERGLDPWIEVDGGLKANNTWQVLEAGANAIVAGSAVFNAKDYGEAITAVRNSKRPTPELAQV; from the coding sequence ATGACCAAAACGCTATCTAACAAGCCGATTGTAATTGCTCCATCTATCCTATCAGCCGATTTTAGTCGCCTGGGAGAGGAAGTACGCGCCGTAGATGAGGCGGGGGCAGATTGGATTCATGTTGATGTAATGGATGGTCGCTTTGTACCTAATATTACGATAGGTCCTCTGGTAGTGGAGGCGATTCGTCCAGTTACAAAAAAACCACTGGATGTCCACTTGATGATTGTGGAACCAGAAAAATATGTTGCAGATTTTGCCAAAGCAGGGGCAGACATTATCTCTGTACATTGTGAACATAATGCGTCGCCACATTTGCACCGTACCCTCTGCCAAATTAAAGAACTTGGCAAGCAAGCTGGTGTTGTGCTTAACCCATCTACACCTTTGGATTTAATAGAGTATGTGCTGGAAGTTTGCGATTTAGTATTGATTATGAGTGTCAACCCTGGTTTTGGCGGTCAAAGCTTTATTCCAGCAGTAGTTCCCAAAATCCGCAAGCTGCGTCAGATGTGTGACGAACGTGGTCTTGACCCTTGGATTGAAGTAGATGGCGGACTGAAGGCCAATAATACTTGGCAAGTTTTGGAAGCCGGAGCTAATGCAATTGTAGCTGGTTCGGCTGTATTTAATGCTAAAGATTATGGCGAGGCGATCACAGCTGTTCGTAACAGCAAGCGTCCTACACCAGAACTAGCACAAGTCTAA
- a CDS encoding PAS domain S-box protein gives MQRQGNNESNHSGNSLPHSGEFFRALSACCPVGIFTTDTQGCCTYINPRAESVCGFKAEEILEASWVQFLHPDERESIMAVWVEAVFAVGEFCRECLFQTPQGKIQRVQVKSSQLHDEQGNLIGSVNAIKEITDQQAALSECQQVQKNVHQLASQLQQTDVALRESEQRLRLAQRAARIGTWEWNVQTGEVSWSEGVWRLLGLEQNSEEPSVQPGIDLIHPNDREQAMLNVETVFAYGENYYDEFRIIRGDGSVRWLASQGQVIRNAQGQVERFLGVNIDISDRKQAEEALETHLAQLEAVINSITEGLVIADPQGNVLMFNPAALAMHGFQSVEEVRQHVQSFSSLFDVCELDGQPLAVADWPISHALAGETFSERRLQLHRTDTGKRWVAQYGGTPVRNKTGEVILALVTMTDITTQYKAEQEREQLLIREQAARVEAETAREQITQILESITDGFLAFDHEWRFTYLNHEGTRTLGRSPEELLGKNLWEEFPELAQTSFGQLYKRAVAEGVPLELEDYYPPFDAWFSARAYPSAAGLTLYFLNISDRKRAEAQIAILNRDLQKRVDELETLFEVIPIGILISEDPEFKHVRANLGFAEILGISQEDNASYTPLEANFNPPYKIFSNGKQLRPEETPLRFAAIHGVTVEGAEVDILRHDGTLFNLYGYAAPLFDEQGQVRGAVGAFLDITERKIAEAEREQLLEREQVAREAAETANRIKDEFLAVLSHELRTPLNPILGWTKLLRTKKLDEVKTEFALETIERNAKLQTQLIEDLLDVSRILQGKLTLNVCPVDLAVTIEAAKETVRLAAEAKSIQIDTKLEPTNKQVSGDPNRLQQVMWNLLSNAVKFTPIGGQIHIKLEYIDTHAQITVKDTGKGINPEFLPYVFDTFRQADSTITRKFGGLGLGLAIVRHIVEMHGGCVSVESEGEGQGAKFTVKLPLAGTTVQANQKSTKLEDSPNLHGLAILVVDDESDTREVISFVLEQAGANVTKVASAREALEILTNSPPNILICDIGMPEMDGYMLIRQVRARSKEQGGEIPAIALTAYAGEVNQQQAIAAGFQKHLSKPVDPEELVRAIASLYTEH, from the coding sequence ATGCAAAGACAGGGCAACAATGAATCTAACCACTCAGGGAACTCATTACCCCATAGTGGGGAATTTTTTCGTGCTTTAAGTGCTTGTTGTCCGGTAGGTATTTTTACGACAGATACCCAAGGTTGCTGTACATATATCAACCCTCGTGCTGAATCTGTGTGTGGCTTCAAGGCTGAGGAAATTTTAGAAGCAAGTTGGGTGCAGTTTCTTCACCCTGATGAACGGGAATCTATCATGGCAGTGTGGGTGGAAGCAGTATTTGCAGTTGGGGAATTTTGCCGTGAATGCCTTTTCCAAACTCCCCAGGGAAAAATTCAGCGAGTGCAGGTAAAATCTTCCCAGTTGCATGATGAACAAGGAAATCTCATCGGTTCCGTAAATGCGATCAAAGAAATTACTGATCAGCAAGCAGCGCTATCCGAATGCCAACAAGTCCAGAAAAATGTCCATCAGTTGGCATCGCAACTTCAACAGACAGATGTAGCATTGCGAGAAAGCGAACAACGGTTGCGATTGGCACAAAGGGCAGCAAGAATTGGCACTTGGGAATGGAATGTGCAAACTGGTGAAGTATCCTGGTCAGAAGGCGTCTGGAGATTATTAGGACTAGAACAAAATAGTGAAGAACCGAGTGTTCAACCTGGGATTGATTTGATTCACCCCAATGATCGCGAACAAGCGATGCTTAATGTAGAAACGGTATTTGCCTACGGGGAAAACTATTATGACGAGTTCCGCATTATTCGAGGAGATGGTTCTGTGCGCTGGCTGGCATCGCAAGGACAAGTCATCCGCAATGCCCAAGGGCAGGTTGAACGGTTTCTAGGCGTTAATATTGATATTAGCGATCGCAAGCAGGCCGAGGAAGCACTGGAAACCCACTTGGCACAATTAGAAGCTGTAATTAATAGCATAACTGAAGGACTAGTGATTGCCGATCCCCAAGGCAATGTCCTGATGTTTAATCCAGCAGCATTGGCGATGCATGGTTTCCAATCTGTCGAAGAGGTACGTCAACACGTACAGTCTTTTAGTAGCCTATTCGACGTATGCGAACTTGATGGTCAACCCCTAGCGGTGGCAGACTGGCCCATCTCCCATGCTTTGGCTGGCGAAACCTTCTCAGAAAGACGGCTGCAACTGCACCGAACAGATACGGGTAAGCGTTGGGTGGCTCAGTATGGAGGAACACCTGTGCGTAATAAGACAGGTGAAGTGATTTTGGCGCTCGTTACCATGACTGACATAACTACTCAATATAAAGCAGAACAGGAGCGCGAACAACTCCTAATTCGCGAACAAGCAGCGCGGGTGGAAGCAGAAACTGCTAGAGAACAAATCACCCAAATTTTGGAGAGTATCACCGACGGCTTTTTGGCGTTTGACCATGAGTGGCGCTTTACCTACCTCAATCATGAAGGCACGCGTACCTTAGGGCGTTCTCCCGAGGAATTGCTGGGCAAGAATCTGTGGGAAGAATTTCCCGAACTCGCACAAACCAGTTTCGGTCAGTTGTACAAAAGGGCAGTAGCTGAGGGAGTGCCACTGGAACTAGAAGACTATTATCCCCCCTTTGATGCCTGGTTTTCTGCCCGTGCTTACCCTTCTGCTGCGGGACTGACGCTCTATTTTCTAAATATTAGCGATCGCAAGCGAGCCGAAGCACAAATTGCTATTCTCAACCGAGACTTACAAAAGCGAGTTGACGAACTCGAAACCCTATTTGAAGTCATTCCGATCGGCATTCTCATAAGTGAAGATCCAGAGTTTAAACATGTGCGAGCCAACCTTGGCTTTGCCGAAATTTTGGGAATTTCCCAGGAGGACAATGCCTCATATACTCCATTAGAAGCTAATTTTAACCCTCCCTATAAAATTTTTAGCAATGGCAAACAACTGCGTCCAGAAGAAACTCCTCTGCGTTTTGCAGCGATTCATGGTGTGACAGTGGAAGGGGCAGAGGTCGATATTCTACGGCATGATGGTACGTTGTTTAATTTGTACGGCTATGCAGCTCCCCTATTTGATGAGCAAGGTCAGGTTAGAGGAGCTGTGGGTGCGTTTTTAGACATTACTGAACGCAAAATTGCTGAAGCTGAACGAGAACAACTGCTGGAGCGGGAACAAGTTGCACGGGAAGCCGCCGAAACCGCTAATCGCATCAAAGATGAATTTTTAGCTGTGCTTTCCCACGAACTACGCACTCCGCTCAATCCTATTCTTGGTTGGACAAAATTGTTGCGGACTAAAAAATTGGATGAGGTGAAGACAGAATTTGCCTTAGAAACCATTGAGCGCAATGCCAAACTACAAACTCAACTGATTGAAGATTTGCTAGATGTTTCGCGAATCCTACAAGGTAAACTTACCCTCAATGTGTGTCCTGTTGATTTAGCTGTGACAATTGAAGCAGCAAAAGAAACGGTACGTTTGGCAGCAGAAGCTAAATCAATTCAAATTGATACGAAACTTGAGCCGACGAACAAACAAGTGAGTGGTGATCCAAATCGCTTACAACAAGTCATGTGGAATCTGCTATCCAATGCAGTGAAATTTACTCCCATTGGTGGACAGATTCATATCAAGCTGGAGTATATTGATACTCATGCCCAAATTACAGTTAAAGATACAGGCAAGGGAATTAACCCTGAGTTTCTGCCCTATGTATTTGATACGTTCCGACAAGCCGATAGCACAATTACTCGTAAGTTTGGTGGATTAGGATTGGGATTAGCGATTGTGCGTCATATTGTCGAAATGCATGGCGGTTGTGTCTCTGTAGAGAGCGAGGGAGAAGGACAAGGGGCAAAATTTACCGTCAAGTTACCTTTGGCAGGTACAACTGTACAGGCAAACCAAAAAAGTACTAAATTAGAAGACTCACCTAATTTGCATGGATTAGCCATCCTAGTTGTAGACGATGAATCAGATACCCGTGAGGTGATTAGCTTTGTATTAGAACAAGCTGGAGCAAATGTCACCAAAGTTGCATCAGCACGGGAGGCGCTAGAGATATTAACAAACTCACCACCCAATATTTTGATCTGTGACATTGGGATGCCAGAAATGGACGGTTATATGTTGATTCGACAAGTGAGAGCCCGCTCAAAAGAGCAAGGCGGAGAAATTCCAGCAATTGCTCTGACAGCCTATGCAGGTGAGGTGAATCAACAACAAGCGATCGCTGCGGGATTTCAAAAGCACCTATCTAAACCTGTAGATCCAGAGGAATTGGTAAGAGCGATCGCCAGCCTATATACTGAACATTAA
- a CDS encoding class I SAM-dependent methyltransferase: protein MISATELEIKLYEAYDASYQVFLQNWQVNRQVALDLMQKHLKPYSPQIAVLSVGAGPGDFDVQVIFTLKQQISKELKLRYVAVEPNHLHRQRYEQKITAPEFADVDWKVHPEKIEEFWTDEKFDIIHYTHSMYHMPGYEKQLVQRAMEMLKDHGFLILTLDTTDAVIYDTIFKYAALTGEGFTEMLQMEKMQTMVDELGLSYEVVNYPEYMDVTLCFQDNSLAGKALMDFFCQADSSQLSDEQRQEMLHVLASHISEQEGRKIVPLPAATMIIPKQIKS from the coding sequence GTGATTTCTGCTACTGAACTAGAAATTAAGTTGTATGAAGCCTATGATGCCAGCTACCAAGTCTTTCTGCAAAACTGGCAAGTAAATCGCCAAGTAGCTCTTGATTTAATGCAAAAACACCTGAAGCCATACTCCCCACAAATAGCTGTATTAAGTGTTGGGGCTGGGCCAGGTGATTTTGATGTACAGGTGATATTTACTCTCAAGCAACAAATATCAAAAGAATTAAAACTTCGATATGTCGCTGTTGAACCAAACCATTTACATCGACAGCGTTATGAGCAAAAAATTACTGCCCCAGAATTTGCTGATGTTGATTGGAAAGTTCATCCAGAAAAAATTGAAGAATTTTGGACAGATGAAAAGTTCGATATTATTCACTACACCCACTCAATGTATCATATGCCCGGTTACGAGAAGCAGCTTGTACAAAGGGCAATGGAGATGCTTAAAGATCATGGCTTTTTAATCCTGACTCTTGATACTACAGACGCAGTTATTTATGACACTATCTTTAAATATGCTGCCCTCACGGGAGAAGGCTTTACAGAAATGCTACAGATGGAAAAAATGCAGACTATGGTTGACGAGCTGGGATTGTCTTATGAAGTGGTAAATTATCCAGAATACATGGATGTCACGCTTTGCTTTCAAGACAATTCTTTAGCAGGGAAAGCACTTATGGATTTCTTTTGTCAGGCAGACTCGAGCCAGCTTTCTGATGAACAACGGCAAGAAATGTTACATGTTTTAGCGTCTCACATTAGTGAGCAAGAGGGCAGGAAAATTGTTCCACTACCTGCTGCAACAATGATTATTCCCAAGCAAATAAAGTCATGA
- a CDS encoding multidrug efflux SMR transporter, which yields MAWVFLFLAIACEIFATTSLKFADGFSKPIYLMGSIIGYPLAFSFFAFSLKTIEISVGYAIWSGIGIIGTSILGAMIFQESISLAKVLCIGLIFVGVIGLNLIKY from the coding sequence ATGGCTTGGGTTTTTCTGTTTCTAGCAATTGCTTGTGAAATTTTTGCAACTACTTCTCTAAAATTTGCAGATGGCTTCTCAAAACCGATTTACTTAATGGGGTCAATAATTGGTTATCCTCTTGCATTTAGCTTTTTTGCATTCTCTCTGAAAACAATTGAAATTAGTGTTGGATATGCTATCTGGTCTGGAATAGGAATTATTGGAACATCAATATTGGGTGCAATGATTTTTCAGGAAAGTATTAGCCTAGCTAAAGTCTTATGTATTGGCTTAATTTTTGTGGGAGTAATTGGTTTAAATTTAATTAAATATTAG